In one Nostoc sp. KVJ3 genomic region, the following are encoded:
- a CDS encoding filamentous hemagglutinin N-terminal domain-containing protein, protein MKITEEWSILQALYRFWSVLSIQSESIVRRDLGDRRINRFKFWQILIPLATTSGVIVSGHSTIAQIVPDRTLGKESSIVTPNVDIKGVQSDRIDGGAIRGSALFHSFQEFSIGEGRGGYFSNPSGIENIFSRVTGTNASNIYGKLGVLGNANLFLLNPNGIIFGPNASLDLNGSFLGSTGNSFNFGNGKEFSASNPTAPPLLSVSVPLGVQFNQKQPSAIANLGNLSTKQNLTLLGGTVASTGQLSASEGQIAVAAVPSGSVVNLSSTGQFQNIDTSSALGAGNSASLTKLLTSIDERSRLGLTVNNNGQVELSGSGLPVVDGDVVAKNITAQTATLTAHHNLTLVESQIGTNGDLNLLAGDTVRIRDSEANPFVAQAGGNLLVQGRQGVDIFALNNSSSGLVSGRDMVLRSANTVGGDAHYWAGGNFRIEQLDGSLGGLFSPYDPIIRAAGDVSFDSYTGGSLHILAGGSVKINGNVEITGADANALIQTVPLSDTTTVEINGTISPTLDIRAGVRADAIAGTPIEGSLIPVSQLTGIPNRNEITNFNRSDNEPTSANIEIGSIVNTRVNGQIFLTNQYQPNNLSTGSIQITNGITDPIALGLGSFSIRAYGNPVTIDARGDVKVAGIITGTGNGRGGDINIISEGGIDTRGGKILSRSSEIAGNVTLQAIGDIHSGNIEASNTSNTGNPENFSDITLESSQGSVFLDKVQLEASNNGSDFAGDINIFAPQGNVEITGTGSRNSGQETILTNGYFGRINIEAGGQVSITDSTVSAQTLQNLPAPAPNITRRAGDISITSQQGNIDISNSVVDSSTNVINVGNIDAGNINIDATNGSVSVTKASQVLSSNAGRGEGNAGSVKITARDTVTIAGRSINGFATVGSDVIGDGIGDGGLLTIQASSVDIKDGAIVAASILNGKGRDRNGGFAQAGSVNIIATNKVAVNNSVVFSEIGSGSVGNGGKVNITAPTIIVDNGASLITNVRKADRGRSAGRGSGGDIILSTDSFSLKNGSLLATSVSGQSPSPNIRGSAGNIIIKGYNTEASKSISIDGQGINDFSNLFGSLNPNNDVNLIVPSAILSTVEASAEGTNNGGKIDITTDSLSVTNFARLITSTFAQGKAGNLIIKASDQVTFDGGFAFATVETPTERAITGQGGDINIKTGSLFVRNGAQMQALTRGRGNAGKIIINASDSVNISGSSSALFTSAEPGSIGSGGDITIGSEIRPNLFRISDGAALIASTNNAQQAGSITINANRVEAINGGKLIAETTSNGGAAGTITINAGRRVNVNGNSGVETGLFVRSQRSASTAGDIKVNAPIVFLDNNGKLIAESGGGNGGNITLEEGTLLLLRHNSLISTTAGKEGQPGNGGKININYPQGFVIAGFRRNNDIAADAFKDFGGKVTITALGAVNIDTLSFLDLKRQFPPGTTAANLNPQLLPTNDATANSLTNPNGGGIVEINAPNIDPTRGTIQLPEDLGDSSKLIAQSCRVGVQGAANSFIVTGRGGLPSSPNSALSTDTFLGSAANTSGEQTTSIPLPLREAQGVEIGSGGEIILTAHPSTLTSHTPWQRLNSCNGQ, encoded by the coding sequence ATGAAAATCACGGAAGAATGGAGTATTTTGCAGGCATTATACAGATTTTGGAGTGTTCTAAGCATTCAATCAGAAAGTATAGTTAGGCGTGATTTAGGCGATCGCAGGATTAATAGATTTAAATTTTGGCAAATATTGATTCCTCTAGCCACAACTAGCGGAGTTATTGTTTCTGGGCATAGCACCATAGCTCAAATTGTTCCAGATCGCACACTCGGCAAAGAAAGTTCCATTGTTACACCCAATGTTGATATCAAAGGTGTGCAAAGCGATCGCATAGATGGTGGGGCGATTCGCGGTTCAGCTTTATTTCATAGTTTTCAGGAATTTAGTATTGGCGAAGGGAGAGGAGGCTATTTCAGCAACCCATCTGGAATTGAAAATATTTTTAGTCGGGTGACAGGGACTAATGCCTCCAATATCTATGGAAAACTGGGTGTTCTGGGGAATGCTAATTTGTTCTTGCTCAACCCCAACGGAATTATTTTTGGCCCCAATGCATCGTTAGATTTGAATGGTTCATTTTTAGGTAGTACAGGCAATAGTTTTAATTTTGGGAATGGGAAAGAGTTTAGTGCTAGTAATCCGACAGCCCCACCATTGCTATCTGTATCAGTGCCTTTGGGAGTGCAATTTAACCAAAAACAGCCAAGTGCGATCGCTAACTTGGGGAATCTCTCAACAAAGCAAAACCTCACACTGTTGGGAGGTACAGTTGCTAGCACAGGACAATTGTCAGCATCAGAAGGACAAATTGCAGTTGCAGCCGTACCAAGTGGTAGTGTTGTAAATTTGAGTTCAACAGGACAATTTCAAAATATTGATACTTCATCAGCGTTAGGGGCTGGGAATTCAGCTTCTCTGACTAAATTACTGACAAGCATTGATGAGCGATCGCGTCTAGGGTTGACAGTCAATAACAACGGACAGGTAGAGTTATCAGGTTCTGGCTTACCTGTAGTAGATGGCGATGTCGTAGCCAAAAATATTACAGCCCAGACAGCAACACTCACAGCGCATCATAACTTAACTCTAGTTGAGAGTCAGATTGGTACAAATGGGGATTTAAACCTGCTAGCAGGAGATACAGTGCGGATACGAGATAGTGAGGCAAATCCCTTTGTCGCCCAAGCTGGAGGAAATTTATTAGTTCAGGGTAGACAAGGAGTTGATATTTTTGCCTTGAATAATTCCTCCAGTGGGCTTGTTTCGGGAAGGGATATGGTGTTGCGATCGGCTAACACTGTGGGAGGCGATGCTCATTATTGGGCTGGTGGTAATTTTCGGATTGAGCAACTAGATGGAAGTTTAGGAGGTTTGTTCAGTCCTTACGATCCGATTATTCGAGCGGCTGGAGATGTAAGTTTTGACAGCTACACAGGAGGTTCGCTGCATATCCTCGCTGGTGGGAGTGTGAAAATCAACGGCAATGTTGAAATTACAGGTGCAGATGCAAATGCACTTATTCAGACAGTACCATTATCAGATACAACAACGGTAGAAATTAATGGCACAATTTCTCCAACTTTAGATATTCGAGCGGGTGTACGTGCAGATGCGATCGCGGGTACTCCAATTGAGGGCAGTCTCATTCCAGTATCTCAACTGACAGGAATACCGAATCGCAATGAAATTACCAATTTTAATAGAAGTGACAATGAGCCAACAAGCGCAAATATAGAAATAGGAAGTATTGTTAACACAAGAGTTAACGGTCAAATATTTTTAACCAATCAATATCAGCCTAACAACCTATCCACTGGTTCCATTCAAATTACCAATGGAATTACAGATCCAATAGCCCTTGGTTTAGGTTCCTTCTCAATTCGTGCTTACGGTAATCCAGTCACGATAGATGCTAGAGGAGATGTGAAGGTTGCTGGCATCATTACTGGTACAGGTAATGGCAGGGGTGGAGATATCAATATTATCAGTGAAGGAGGTATCGATACTAGAGGTGGCAAAATACTATCAAGAAGCAGTGAGATTGCTGGAAATGTTACTCTTCAAGCGATCGGTGATATTCACTCTGGTAATATAGAAGCTTCCAACACTAGTAATACTGGTAATCCAGAAAATTTCAGCGATATCACACTTGAATCATCACAAGGCTCTGTTTTTCTAGATAAAGTTCAACTAGAAGCTAGTAACAATGGTTCAGATTTTGCAGGAGATATTAATATTTTTGCTCCTCAAGGCAATGTAGAAATCACAGGGACTGGAAGTAGAAATTCTGGACAAGAGACTATTCTCACTAATGGATATTTTGGAAGAATTAATATTGAAGCTGGCGGTCAAGTGTCTATTACAGACAGTACAGTGAGTGCCCAAACCCTACAAAATTTACCTGCGCCAGCGCCAAATATAACTCGTCGAGCCGGAGATATTAGTATTACTTCTCAACAGGGAAATATTGATATTAGCAACTCAGTCGTAGACTCTAGCACAAATGTAATAAATGTAGGTAACATCGACGCAGGTAATATAAATATTGATGCCACAAATGGGTCGGTTTCGGTTACAAAGGCCTCTCAAGTATTGAGCAGCAATGCTGGTAGAGGAGAAGGAAATGCAGGCAGTGTAAAAATTACAGCCAGAGACACGGTTACTATCGCTGGGCGTTCAATTAATGGCTTCGCTACCGTGGGAAGCGATGTGATAGGAGATGGGATAGGAGATGGCGGTTTGCTCACCATTCAAGCATCATCAGTTGATATCAAAGATGGGGCGATAGTAGCTGCCAGCATCCTCAATGGAAAAGGAAGGGATAGAAACGGAGGATTTGCACAGGCTGGATCTGTGAATATCATAGCAACCAATAAAGTTGCTGTGAATAATAGTGTCGTTTTTAGTGAGATAGGATCGGGATCGGTCGGTAACGGCGGAAAAGTTAACATCACAGCACCCACAATCATTGTTGATAACGGTGCTTCTTTAATCACTAATGTCCGCAAAGCAGATCGCGGTCGATCTGCTGGTAGGGGTAGCGGGGGTGACATAATTCTTAGCACTGATTCGTTTTCCCTAAAAAATGGGAGTCTATTGGCTACCAGCGTCTCTGGGCAAAGTCCGAGTCCTAACATTAGGGGTTCGGCTGGTAACATAATTATCAAGGGCTATAACACTGAAGCCAGTAAGAGCATTTCTATTGATGGTCAAGGGATTAATGATTTTAGTAATTTATTTGGCAGTCTTAACCCTAATAACGATGTCAACCTGATCGTTCCCAGTGCAATCTTAAGCACAGTAGAAGCATCAGCAGAAGGGACAAATAATGGCGGCAAAATAGACATTACAACTGACTCACTTTCTGTAACTAACTTTGCTCGATTGATTACTAGCACTTTCGCACAAGGAAAAGCAGGTAATTTAATTATTAAGGCTAGCGACCAAGTTACCTTTGATGGAGGTTTTGCCTTCGCTACAGTTGAAACTCCTACAGAAAGAGCTATAACGGGTCAAGGTGGGGACATCAACATCAAAACCGGCTCCCTCTTTGTTCGCAATGGCGCTCAGATGCAAGCCCTCACTAGGGGACGGGGTAATGCAGGTAAAATCATAATTAATGCTTCTGATTCTGTCAATATTTCTGGAAGCTCTAGCGCATTATTCACTTCCGCAGAACCCGGTTCTATAGGATCTGGTGGCGATATCACTATAGGAAGTGAAATACGACCCAATCTTTTCCGCATATCAGATGGTGCTGCGTTAATTGCAAGTACTAATAATGCTCAACAAGCGGGCAGTATTACCATTAACGCCAATAGAGTTGAGGCCATCAATGGGGGGAAACTGATCGCTGAAACAACCTCTAACGGTGGAGCAGCAGGTACGATTACTATCAATGCTGGTAGGCGGGTAAATGTTAATGGAAATTCTGGGGTTGAGACAGGCTTGTTTGTTCGTTCTCAAAGGTCAGCAAGTACAGCAGGTGATATCAAAGTTAACGCGCCTATTGTGTTTTTGGACAACAATGGAAAGTTGATTGCTGAATCCGGTGGTGGTAATGGGGGTAATATAACTTTGGAAGAAGGAACCTTACTACTGCTGCGTCATAATAGTCTCATTTCCACCACTGCGGGTAAGGAAGGGCAACCGGGGAATGGCGGCAAAATCAATATCAATTACCCTCAAGGTTTTGTGATTGCAGGTTTTCGCCGAAACAACGACATTGCAGCTGATGCTTTCAAAGACTTTGGTGGCAAAGTCACAATCACTGCTCTTGGTGCTGTAAACATAGATACCCTAAGTTTTCTAGACTTGAAGCGCCAATTCCCGCCCGGCACCACAGCAGCAAACCTAAATCCTCAATTACTACCAACTAACGATGCCACTGCAAACTCGCTGACAAACCCCAATGGAGGGGGAATTGTAGAAATCAATGCACCCAATATAGACCCCACACGCGGAACAATTCAGTTACCAGAAGATTTAGGTGATTCTTCTAAATTGATTGCCCAAAGTTGTCGAGTGGGTGTGCAGGGAGCAGCTAATAGTTTTATAGTCACTGGACGCGGAGGATTACCATCTAGTCCTAATTCTGCTCTCAGTACTGATACCTTTCTAGGAAGTGCTGCAAATACCTCTGGCGAACAGACTACCTCCATCCCACTACCCCTACGAGAAGCCCAAGGCGTAGAAATTGGGTCTGGAGGAGAGATTATTTTGACTGCTCATCCCTCTACTCTCACTTCTCATACACCTTGGCAGAGATTAAACAGTTGCAATGGGCAATAA
- a CDS encoding calcium-binding protein, whose protein sequence is MANIIGTNGNDTLVGTDSDDIINGKAGNDIIGNSDGNDTLTGGGGNDKFVYNLYNGNDIITDFAGIGKGTNPSAKVIAEVDTLSFQGAAEFNARNLLLTQNGNNLEINFEGLIEHYYYGGFTGPLVVLQNFALENLDNLSKSTGAKVNLGNILFSGQTTITDSFDVFNANSTQSTIFNKNTVTFLNDLNNNVNGFDNSDDVINGQGGDDKIDGKSGNDLIRGGTGNDTLVGGAGNDTLNGDTGNNSLVGGTGDDSLNVDSSIGDNTLIGGAGNDTLDAGGSSGNNSLSGGDGNDSLYASYFNDYTGHSFLNSSGDDTLVGGAGNDILDAGGSSGNNSLSGGDGNDILSTSGSNVYRMYTFSSSGNNTLNGGAGDDQLYASFSSGNNILSGGDGNDTLSASGYVVPYDYYLLASGNNTLIGGAGDDKLYANFSTGNNFLFGGDGNDSFYLSSAPADSSPSYLVTQTVDGGNGNDVLSIDDSLATEGITTTFNPNSNTGSITAGTYRVNYKNIEGLNISGTAYDDKIVGSNGNDTLSAGTGGNDTIDGGKGDDYLSITLDGSIAGNDTIDGGNGNDYLSINFSDPTGGITSTFNAITNIGSIKGGTNSVTYKNIERYSLTISGTAYDDNIVGGNGNDTLSTGTGGNDTIDGGKGDDLLSVNFSNATGGITSSFNAITNIGAITEGTNSVTYKNIEGLSISGTAYNDNIVGSNGNDTISTTFSGNDAIDGGTGDDLLFIAYDFLSDPNVTRGITSTFNATTNIGSITAGTNSVSYKNIERLNISGTNYDDFIVGGNGNDTLSGGDLDNAGNDTIIGGAGNDYLKVNYSIYNNLLDGGDGNDYFNLHNTFGNNTLNGGDGNDSLDFSNDSSDFPIPSNNLVTQTVDGGTGDDYLSFYNNRVTQGITSTFNAATNIGSITADTDRVNYKNIERLNILGTAYDDLIVGSNGNDTLSGGNGNDSLYGGDGIDTFTFSSYNDGVDSLYDFNATNEVIQVSAVGFGGGLSTPSLKANQFTIGTSATTSEERFIYNSVTGALYFDQDGSAAGFTQVKFAQLSTGLSLTNNNFVVG, encoded by the coding sequence ATGGCAAATATCATTGGAACCAACGGTAACGATACCCTAGTGGGTACTGACTCGGACGATATCATTAACGGTAAAGCTGGTAACGACATCATCGGAAATTCCGATGGCAACGATACATTGACTGGTGGAGGCGGCAACGATAAATTTGTTTACAACTTGTACAACGGCAATGATATCATCACCGATTTTGCTGGCATAGGTAAAGGCACAAATCCCTCGGCAAAAGTCATTGCGGAAGTGGATACCCTAAGTTTCCAAGGTGCTGCTGAATTCAATGCCCGAAATTTGCTGCTGACTCAGAACGGCAACAATCTAGAAATCAACTTTGAAGGGCTGATTGAGCATTATTATTATGGGGGTTTTACTGGACCTCTGGTTGTTCTGCAAAACTTTGCCCTGGAAAATCTGGATAACCTCAGTAAATCTACAGGAGCTAAGGTAAACTTAGGCAATATCCTGTTTAGTGGGCAAACTACAATTACCGATAGCTTTGATGTCTTCAATGCCAACTCCACTCAAAGCACTATCTTCAATAAGAATACAGTCACCTTCCTTAACGATCTGAACAATAATGTTAACGGCTTTGATAACTCAGATGATGTCATCAATGGTCAGGGGGGTGATGATAAAATTGATGGCAAAAGTGGCAACGATCTGATTAGAGGTGGTACGGGGAATGATACTCTCGTTGGTGGTGCAGGGAATGACACCCTCAACGGCGATACGGGAAATAACTCTCTCGTTGGTGGTACTGGTGATGATAGCTTGAATGTTGACTCTTCAATAGGCGATAACACACTCATTGGTGGCGCTGGTAATGATACCTTAGATGCTGGTGGTTCATCGGGCAATAACTCACTCTCTGGGGGTGATGGCAATGATTCTCTTTACGCCTCTTACTTTAATGATTACACTGGACACAGTTTTTTAAACTCTTCAGGCGATGACACCCTCGTTGGTGGCGCTGGTAATGATATCTTAGATGCTGGTGGTTCATCGGGCAATAACTCACTCTCTGGGGGCGATGGCAACGATATTCTCTCCACCTCTGGCTCTAATGTATATAGAATGTATACTTTTAGCTCTTCAGGCAACAACACCCTCAATGGTGGTGCTGGTGACGATCAATTGTATGCTAGCTTTTCATCAGGCAATAACATCCTCTCTGGTGGTGATGGCAATGATACTCTCTCCGCCTCTGGCTACGTCGTCCCCTACGATTATTATTTACTCGCTTCAGGCAATAACACACTTATTGGTGGTGCTGGTGACGACAAGTTATATGCTAACTTTTCAACAGGCAATAACTTCCTCTTTGGGGGCGATGGCAATGATTCCTTCTATCTAAGCTCCGCACCCGCAGATAGTTCCCCTTCTTATTTGGTGACTCAAACTGTAGATGGGGGTAATGGTAATGATGTGTTGTCTATCGATGACAGCTTGGCTACAGAAGGTATCACAACGACATTCAATCCTAATAGTAACACTGGCTCAATTACGGCAGGTACGTATCGAGTTAATTACAAAAATATCGAAGGATTAAATATCTCAGGTACAGCCTACGATGACAAGATTGTGGGTAGTAATGGCAACGATACGCTCTCCGCAGGAACTGGTGGCAATGATACGATCGATGGGGGTAAGGGCGACGATTACTTATCTATAACGCTAGATGGTAGTATTGCTGGCAATGATACGATCGATGGGGGTAATGGTAACGATTACTTATCCATCAATTTTAGCGATCCTACCGGAGGAATTACTTCGACTTTCAATGCCATCACTAATATTGGATCGATTAAGGGAGGCACAAATAGCGTTACCTACAAGAATATCGAACGATATTCTTTAACCATCTCAGGTACAGCCTATGATGACAATATTGTGGGGGGCAATGGTAACGATACGCTCTCTACGGGAACTGGTGGCAATGATACGATCGATGGGGGTAAAGGTGACGATTTATTGTCCGTCAATTTTAGCAACGCTACCGGAGGAATCACTTCGTCTTTCAATGCCATTACTAATATTGGAGCAATTACCGAAGGTACGAATAGCGTTACCTACAAGAATATCGAAGGATTAAGTATTTCAGGTACAGCCTACAATGACAATATTGTGGGGAGTAATGGCAACGATACGATCTCCACTACCTTTAGTGGGAATGATGCGATAGATGGCGGGACAGGTGATGATTTATTGTTCATCGCTTACGACTTTCTCTCTGACCCAAATGTTACCCGTGGAATCACTTCGACTTTCAATGCTACTACTAATATTGGCTCAATTACTGCCGGTACCAATAGCGTTAGCTATAAGAATATCGAACGATTAAATATCTCAGGTACAAACTACGATGACTTTATTGTGGGGGGCAATGGCAATGATACGCTCTCCGGGGGCGATCTTGATAATGCTGGCAATGATACGATTATTGGCGGTGCAGGTAACGATTATCTCAAAGTTAACTATTCAATATACAATAATCTGCTGGATGGAGGCGATGGCAACGATTATTTCAATCTTCATAACACATTTGGCAACAATACCCTTAATGGCGGGGATGGCAATGATTCTTTAGATTTTAGCAATGATTCTTCAGATTTTCCTATTCCTTCTAACAACTTAGTGACTCAAACAGTAGATGGAGGGACGGGTGACGATTACTTGTCGTTCTATAACAATCGTGTAACCCAAGGAATCACTTCAACTTTCAATGCCGCTACTAACATTGGATCAATTACGGCAGATACAGATCGGGTTAACTACAAGAATATCGAACGATTAAATATCTTAGGTACAGCCTACGATGATTTGATTGTGGGAAGCAATGGCAATGATACGCTCTCCGGGGGCAATGGTAATGATAGCCTCTATGGAGGAGATGGTATTGATACCTTTACTTTCAGTAGTTACAATGACGGTGTTGATAGTCTTTATGACTTCAACGCTACTAATGAAGTGATTCAGGTATCGGCTGTTGGCTTTGGTGGTGGGTTATCAACACCTTCACTGAAAGCGAATCAGTTTACTATCGGCACATCTGCAACCACTAGCGAAGAGCGATTTATCTACAACAGCGTTACAGGTGCATTGTACTTTGACCAAGATGGTAGTGCGGCTGGGTTTACTCAGGTAAAATTTGCTCAACTATCTACTGGATTGTCACTAACCAACAACAATTTTGTGGTTGGTTAA
- a CDS encoding alkaline phosphatase family protein — translation MKKTLFGVLTTAIVSNTLIPAVQAISLGNTTARFSHVLIISIDGLHNSDLSVANLQSSLKNIKRLQREGVTYTNAFTSAPSDSFPGELNYITGANPGTTGVFYDLSYSRALYAPGTTAAQIAAGTAKRGTVVEFDETSDASWNNGKGGTLDGGQGFDKTQLPVDRNGNPVYPNQYLKVNTIFDVASAAGLRTAWSDKHPAAYTILAGNTQDPTKFNLATGRVGSISDYSSLEINAAVAIDPTKPGLLPSTLGALVDQSTGTPYSNTNSQITSTFFNDGTKGNPALFKAPPAGFSANQFTSVATTSAYDDLKVKQILNEIDGLNDSGTIKVGTPAIFGLNFQAVSVGEKETASQFNGGGIDSNGNARPDLVSAVAHTDTSIGLILDELKKKGLDSSTLVILTAKHGQNPVKDPTVGLSSTFDSVTGVAGGDGNLTAVAALLVRNGIQIASERGQDTSSLIFLKNQSDVRKAVALLNAKNYSFDNTIDPNTGVAFSTEDAAAQGKVLYGQSIINAGLGDPRTSDRTPDIIVPLKTGYFFGKATKKRAEHGGFTDADTHVALIVGSTGFSRNLQDKTISRTVSTTQIAPTTLQVLGLNPQRLQGVQIDRTQTLPLDCRDLQIEKYRIDQERREYEE, via the coding sequence ATGAAGAAAACGCTTTTTGGGGTGTTGACGACGGCGATTGTTAGCAACACCCTAATTCCTGCTGTCCAAGCAATCAGTCTCGGAAATACAACTGCCCGCTTTAGTCATGTTCTGATTATTTCGATTGATGGATTGCACAACTCCGATCTATCAGTTGCTAATCTGCAATCTTCTTTGAAAAATATCAAGCGGTTGCAGAGAGAAGGTGTGACATATACCAATGCTTTCACTTCTGCACCATCAGATTCCTTTCCTGGGGAGCTAAACTATATCACTGGTGCTAACCCCGGTACGACTGGTGTATTTTATGATCTTTCCTACAGTCGCGCTTTGTATGCTCCAGGCACCACTGCTGCCCAAATCGCCGCAGGAACCGCCAAACGAGGTACTGTAGTAGAATTTGATGAAACTAGTGATGCGTCTTGGAATAATGGTAAGGGTGGCACATTAGATGGCGGTCAGGGATTTGATAAAACCCAATTGCCAGTCGATCGCAATGGCAATCCTGTTTACCCCAACCAGTACCTGAAAGTAAATACCATTTTTGACGTAGCTAGCGCGGCTGGACTACGTACTGCTTGGTCTGACAAGCATCCCGCAGCTTACACCATCCTCGCTGGAAATACACAAGACCCAACGAAGTTTAATTTGGCAACGGGTCGAGTCGGTAGCATTAGCGATTACTCTTCACTAGAAATTAACGCAGCAGTAGCAATTGATCCAACTAAACCAGGACTTCTCCCAAGCACCCTTGGGGCTTTAGTCGATCAATCAACAGGTACTCCTTACTCCAACACCAACTCTCAAATCACATCCACTTTCTTTAACGACGGGACAAAGGGTAATCCGGCTCTGTTTAAGGCTCCACCTGCTGGTTTTAGTGCCAACCAATTCACAAGTGTAGCAACAACCTCAGCCTACGACGATCTCAAGGTTAAGCAGATATTAAACGAGATTGATGGATTGAACGATTCCGGTACGATAAAAGTAGGCACTCCGGCAATTTTTGGCTTGAATTTCCAAGCTGTGAGCGTCGGCGAGAAAGAGACTGCCTCTCAATTTAATGGTGGCGGAATTGACTCTAATGGCAATGCCCGTCCTGACCTGGTAAGTGCAGTAGCTCACACCGATACCAGCATCGGTCTGATTTTGGATGAACTGAAAAAGAAAGGATTAGACAGTTCAACTTTGGTGATTTTGACCGCCAAGCACGGCCAAAATCCCGTCAAAGATCCGACTGTTGGTTTGAGCAGTACATTTGATAGTGTTACTGGTGTTGCTGGTGGCGATGGAAACCTGACTGCTGTTGCTGCTCTGTTAGTAAGAAACGGCATCCAGATTGCTTCTGAACGAGGTCAGGATACTTCCTCACTGATCTTCTTGAAGAATCAATCCGATGTCCGAAAAGCAGTAGCCTTGCTCAATGCTAAAAATTACTCATTTGATAATACCATTGATCCAAATACTGGGGTGGCGTTTTCAACTGAAGATGCTGCTGCTCAGGGGAAGGTATTGTATGGTCAGAGCATAATCAATGCCGGATTGGGAGATCCAAGGACAAGCGATCGCACCCCTGATATTATTGTTCCACTCAAAACTGGCTATTTCTTTGGTAAAGCTACCAAGAAGCGTGCAGAGCATGGTGGATTTACTGATGCTGACACCCACGTAGCCCTGATTGTAGGTAGCACTGGATTTTCCCGCAATCTGCAAGATAAAACTATCAGTCGAACCGTTTCTACCACCCAAATTGCTCCAACGACATTACAGGTTCTAGGTTTAAATCCTCAACGACTGCAAGGTGTTCAGATTGATAGAACCCAGACATTACCACTGGATTGTAGGGACTTGCAAATAGAAAAATACCGAATAGATCAAGAGCGCAGGGAGTACGAGGAATAA
- a CDS encoding site-specific integrase gives MKVQKGILPNSNRPVWIVLDDDYLPVSPIQKYLHYLDSIGRSPNTIQTYAYNLKLFWEFLRDSKLDWQEISLSQLSNFIHWLRNPSKSVLSTQPIVSKRCEKTINHCLTTVCGFYEFQERIGATSGVDAYRYQLQPGRKYKPFLHHLSKGKEVKTRLLKIKEPKTFPGCLTPKQVNTLVEACNTLRDKFLIRLLYETGLRIGEVLGLRHEDMVTGKTSEIHVVPRLDNFNLVRAKAGVERTVHVSKELMQWYSAYLCDEYPEEIDCDFIFVVIKAPAQGEIGTPLGYKTVDSLFRRLSQKIGIKVNPHLLRHTHATELIRAGWDMSYVQKRLGHSDIQTTVNTYIHLDDQDMISEYKKYLAQQESSK, from the coding sequence ATGAAAGTCCAAAAAGGTATCCTCCCAAACTCCAACCGTCCGGTTTGGATAGTGCTGGATGACGATTATTTACCGGTTTCGCCAATCCAAAAGTACTTACATTACCTTGACAGCATCGGGCGGAGTCCAAACACCATTCAGACCTATGCTTACAACCTGAAACTATTTTGGGAATTTTTGCGAGATTCAAAGCTAGATTGGCAAGAAATTAGCTTGTCACAGCTATCAAACTTTATCCACTGGCTGAGAAACCCGTCGAAGAGCGTTTTATCTACTCAGCCTATTGTTTCCAAACGCTGCGAAAAAACTATCAATCACTGCCTAACAACTGTTTGTGGGTTCTATGAGTTCCAAGAGCGTATAGGAGCAACTTCAGGGGTAGATGCTTATCGCTATCAATTACAGCCAGGGCGTAAATATAAGCCTTTTTTACACCACCTTAGCAAAGGTAAAGAGGTTAAGACGCGACTATTAAAGATAAAAGAACCAAAGACATTCCCTGGATGCTTAACACCTAAACAAGTTAACACCTTGGTTGAAGCTTGTAACACATTACGCGACAAGTTTTTAATTAGGTTGCTATATGAAACAGGTCTACGAATAGGTGAGGTACTAGGACTAAGACATGAAGATATGGTAACAGGGAAAACGTCGGAGATTCATGTTGTACCAAGATTAGATAATTTTAACCTAGTTAGAGCCAAGGCTGGAGTAGAGCGAACAGTTCATGTTAGCAAAGAATTAATGCAATGGTACTCAGCCTACCTCTGTGATGAGTACCCAGAAGAAATTGATTGTGACTTTATCTTTGTAGTTATCAAAGCTCCTGCTCAAGGAGAAATTGGTACACCTTTGGGATACAAAACTGTTGATAGTTTGTTTAGAAGGTTATCTCAAAAAATAGGAATTAAGGTAAACCCTCATTTATTAAGGCATACTCATGCAACAGAATTAATTCGTGCAGGATGGGATATGTCTTATGTACAAAAGCGATTAGGTCACTCTGATATTCAGACAACGGTTAACACCTATATTCATCTTGATGATCAAGACATGATTTCAGAGTACAAAAAATATTTAGCACAACAGGAGTCATCAAAATGA